One Pelecanus crispus isolate bPelCri1 chromosome 14, bPelCri1.pri, whole genome shotgun sequence genomic window carries:
- the EPB42 gene encoding LOW QUALITY PROTEIN: protein 4.2 (The sequence of the model RefSeq protein was modified relative to this genomic sequence to represent the inferred CDS: deleted 2 bases in 1 codon; substituted 2 bases at 2 genomic stop codons): MEVEISISRMLVYYNCSFTSNGTLICTEDCTKQDSKQKLVSLLKRSLRSTKRQLRQIRLSIKKCDFNITMNNHNHHTEEISTERLMVRRGQPFTITVSFSAPINSYLQQLKRTFLIVQTGSHPSKADGTQTEFPISSLGDQKQWSAALEEQDPCFWTISVNTPANAAIGQYDLLLHASKSYCLLGKFTLLFNPWCQDDEVFLANEAQRQEYILNPEGVIYXGSENAVLSQPWDFSQFEDDIVDICFTLLDVGEHRQRDRDHTQRKNPIYICRTVAATLSCNEFRGILTERGTGQYYNGTPPSKWLGSSPILRQWAASQYKPFHXRQCWVLAAVVCSVLRCLGIPTRVVTGFTWAHNTNSSLSVDEYYDEDGTLLTQDKSARVWTFHVWNECWMARADLLPEYSGWQALDATCQEKSKGPSFCGPAPVQAIKEGDTEVDYDVCYFFAAINAKCQVWIQKADGTLKPALGGTKYTGNNISTKSVSSERCEDITHNYKYPEGSLQEKEVLDKAYRKIKKLETTSSSSSETQFRSIPTALEEPVNLFIHPQLQSPLLLGQDIQLSIEVFNHSGGEKATHLVVGAQSLHYNGVPITQLWKEEFHFILKSNEAKNLQVFVPYSQYGRELGENHLLRLTAMLRDEDSCYIYFAQEEISICDSPLTIEFPENMVQYQPSTAKISLRNPLTEPLEKCVIVVAGRGLIYRQRKYRLGSVQPKSTQELPISFTPTQAGPRRLTAHLTCLQLQNLKSYKTINIAAA, from the exons ATGGAGGTTGAAATCAGCATAAGCAGAATGCTGGTCTATTACAACTGTAGTTTTACAAGCAATG GGACTTTAATTTGCACAGAGGACTGCACAAAACAGGACAGCAAACAAAAGCTGGTATCACTGCTTAAGAGGAGTTTGAGG AGCACTAAGAGGCAGCTAAGGCAGATAC GTCTGAGCATCAAAAAATGCGATTTCAACATCACAATGAACAACCACAACCACCACACAGAAGAAATCAGCACTGAAAGGCTTATGGTGAGGCGAGGGCAGCCATTCACTATTACTGTGAGCTTCTCAGCTCCAATAAACAGCtacctgcagcagctgaagaggaCTTTCCTCATCGTACAGACAG GATCACATCCTTCCAAAGCAGATGGAACCCAGACTGAATTTCCCATCTCCAGCCTGGGAGACCAGAAGCAGTGGAGCGCAGCACTGGAAGAACAGGACCCATGCTTCTGGACCATCTCTGTGAACACGCCTGCCAATGCTGCCATTGGCCAGTATGATCTGCTTTTACATGCCTCCAAGTCTTACTGTCTCCTGGGCAAATTCACCCTTCTCTTTAATCCCTGGTGCCAAG ATGATGAGGTGTTCTTGGCTAATGAGGCACAGCGGCAGGAGTACATTTTAAACCCAGAGGGTGTCATCTACTGAGGGTCTGAAAATGCAGTCCTATCACAACCCTGGGACTTCAGTCAG TTTGAGGATGATATTGTTGACATCTGCTTCACACTGCTGGATGTAGGTGAACACCGTCAACGAGACAGGGATCACACCCAGCGCAAGAACCCTATTTACATCTGCCGCACAGTTGCTGCCACG ctgagctgcaaTGAGTTTAGAGGAATCCTGACAGAACGCGGGACTGGGCAATACTATAATGGGACACCCCCTTCCaagtggctgggaagcagccCCATCCTCCGGCAGTGGGCTGCATCGCAGTACAAGCCTTTCCATTAGAGGCAGTGCTGGGTGTTAGCTGCAGTCGTGTGTTCAG TTCTGAGGTGCCTGGGAATTCCTACCAGGGTGGTCACAGGCTTTACGTGGGCTCACAACACTAACAGCAGCCTGAGTGTGGATGAGTATTACGATGAAGACGGGACACTGCTTACACAAGACAAGAGTGCCCGTGTCTG GACCTTCCACGTTTGGAACGAATGCTGGATGGCTCGAGCGGACTTGCTCCCAGAGTACAGCGGGTGGCAGGCACTGGATGCCACctgccaggaaaaaagcaaag GTCCATCCTTCTGTGGGCCAGCCCCTGTTCAAGCCATCAAGGAAGGGGACACAGAAGTTGATTATGATGTCTGCTACTTCTTTGCTGCCATCAATGCCAAGTGCCAGGTCTGGATACAAAAAGCAGATGGCACCCTCAAGCCAGCTCTCGGTGGCACAAAGTACACTGGCAACAACATCAGCACCAAGAGTGTGAGCAGTGAACGCTGTGAGGATATCACACACAACTACAAGTATCCTGAAG GttctcttcaggaaaaagaagtacTTGACAAAGCCTACAGGAAGATAAAGAAACTTGAGacaaccagcagcagcagcagcgaaaCACAGTTTAGATCCATTCCTACTGCCCTTGAAGAGCCCGTTAACCTTTTCATCCACCCCCAGTTGCAGAGTCCTCTGCTACTGGGACAAGATATTCAGCTTTCCATTGAAGTGTTTAACCACAGTGGTGGAGAAAAGGCTACTCACCTGGTAGTTGGGGCCCAGTCTCTACATTATAATGGTGTGCCCATTACCCAGCTTTGGAAGGAGGAGTTTCATTTTATCCTCAAAAGCAATGAAG CTAAAAATCTGCAGGTCTTCGTGCCTTACTCGCAGTACGGAAGAGAGTTGGGAGAGAACCATCTGCTTAGGCTGACTGCCATGCTGAGAGATGAGGACTCCTGCTACATATACTTTGCACAGGAAGAGATCAGCATTTGTGATTCCCCTCTCACTATTGAG TTTCCAGAAAATATGGTACAGTATCAGCCAAGCACAGCAAAGATCAGCCTCCGGAACCCTCTCACCGAACCCTTGGAGAAGTGTGTGATAGTGGTTGCAGGGAGAGGGCTCATTTACAGACAAAGGAAGTACAG GTTGGGCTCTGTGCAACCTAAAAGCACTCAAGAGCTGCCAATCTCATTCACCCCCACCCAAGCAGGACCCAGAAGACTCACTGCACATCTCACCTGCCTTCAACTCCAGAACCTGAAGAGCTACAAAACTATCAACATTGCAGCTGCCTGA
- the CCNDBP1 gene encoding cyclin-D1-binding protein 1 isoform X3, which translates to MQLAYCIFLCCICFSSKMAITILPFFQSNLNDCRKLSEDVQSAILAVATVYYWLPKGQGTTLRKMVRDATTEVVEGMIQLTETILSAPLESLSQEQLISTGGVWEACEQVSNLPRVHLYSQALVEGQDPYSDIMEDEELGFRGNRDTYWSEADRKLLSSCMGLMKASKACLKKVLGVVKAYGKADSPEQIAQLDDLADIANEISPSVDELALSMYPPMNQLAVRLNAAKLASVLKKVLEIAKTSHVCPPSEEGWVQFLTGAVDHNMNKIKNFTQGQL; encoded by the exons ATGCAGCTTGCTTACTGCATCTTCTTGTGCTGTATTTGTTTCTCAAGCAAGATGGCCATTACCATACTTCCcttttttcaaagcaatctGAAT GATTGCCGGAAGTTGAGTGAAGATGTCCAAAGTGCCATTCTTGCAGTTGCCACAGTGTACTACTGGCTCCCCAAGGGCCAAG GTACTACTCTTCGGAAGATGGTACGAGATGCTACCACTGAAGTAGTGGAAGGAATGATCCAACTCACGGAAACAATTCTCAGTGCTCCATTGGAGAG cttgTCTCAGGAACAGCTTATATCAACTGGTGGCGTGTGGGAGGCATGTGAGCAAGTGTCCAACCTGCCACGAG TGCATCTGTATTCTCAGGCTCTGGTGGAAGGCCAAGACCCTTACAGTGACATCATGGAAGATGAAGAGCTGGGCTTTCGCGGCAACAGAGATACGTATTGGTCAGAAGCTGACCGGAAGCTGCTTAGCTCCTGCATGGGATTAATGAAGGCTTCTAAAGCTTGCCTGAAGAAGGTCTTGGGTGTAGTGAAGGCTTATGGCAAAGCTGATTCTCCAGAGCAGATCGCTCAGCTGGATGATCTTGCAGACATTGCTAATGAGATCAGTCCAAG TGTTGATGAGCTGGCACTGAGCATGTATCCACCTATGAACCAGCTGGCTGTGCGACTCAAT gcTGCTAAGTTGGCCTCGGTGTTAAAGAAAGTCTTAGAGATTGCAAA GACAAGCCATGTATGTCCACCATCAGAGGAAGGCTGGGTGCAGTTTCTAACTGGTGCCGTAGATCACAACATGAATAAAATCAAGAACTTCACACAGGGTCAACTTTAG
- the CCNDBP1 gene encoding cyclin-D1-binding protein 1 isoform X1 — MEAREPLRDLRGALRAVLARVREGEPGEGREPFELPRFWDALGQTFKVTSQEATKLSVAFSRPPLTSAEDCRKLSEDVQSAILAVATVYYWLPKGQGTTLRKMVRDATTEVVEGMIQLTETILSAPLESLSQEQLISTGGVWEACEQVSNLPRDNQAAVVSALAACLSVVKDALEEMERALVEGQDPYSDIMEDEELGFRGNRDTYWSEADRKLLSSCMGLMKASKACLKKVLGVVKAYGKADSPEQIAQLDDLADIANEISPSVDELALSMYPPMNQLAVRLNAAKLASVLKKVLEIAKTSHVCPPSEEGWVQFLTGAVDHNMNKIKNFTQGQL, encoded by the exons ATGGAGGCGCGGGAGCCGCTGCGGGACCTGCGCGGCGCGCTGCGTGCGGTGCTGGCACGAGTCCGAg AGGGCGAGCCGGGCGAGGGCCGCGAGCCGTTCGAGCTGCCGCGCTTCTGGGACGCGCTAG GTCAGACATTCAAAGTAACGTCACAGGAAGCTACAAAGCTGAGTGTGGCATTCTCAAGGCCTCCACTGACTTCTGCAGAG GATTGCCGGAAGTTGAGTGAAGATGTCCAAAGTGCCATTCTTGCAGTTGCCACAGTGTACTACTGGCTCCCCAAGGGCCAAG GTACTACTCTTCGGAAGATGGTACGAGATGCTACCACTGAAGTAGTGGAAGGAATGATCCAACTCACGGAAACAATTCTCAGTGCTCCATTGGAGAG cttgTCTCAGGAACAGCTTATATCAACTGGTGGCGTGTGGGAGGCATGTGAGCAAGTGTCCAACCTGCCACGAG ataaCCAGGCAGCAGTTGTGTCAGCTCTGGCTGCATGTCTAAGTGTGGTCAAGGATGCTCTGGAGGAGATGGAACGT GCTCTGGTGGAAGGCCAAGACCCTTACAGTGACATCATGGAAGATGAAGAGCTGGGCTTTCGCGGCAACAGAGATACGTATTGGTCAGAAGCTGACCGGAAGCTGCTTAGCTCCTGCATGGGATTAATGAAGGCTTCTAAAGCTTGCCTGAAGAAGGTCTTGGGTGTAGTGAAGGCTTATGGCAAAGCTGATTCTCCAGAGCAGATCGCTCAGCTGGATGATCTTGCAGACATTGCTAATGAGATCAGTCCAAG TGTTGATGAGCTGGCACTGAGCATGTATCCACCTATGAACCAGCTGGCTGTGCGACTCAAT gcTGCTAAGTTGGCCTCGGTGTTAAAGAAAGTCTTAGAGATTGCAAA GACAAGCCATGTATGTCCACCATCAGAGGAAGGCTGGGTGCAGTTTCTAACTGGTGCCGTAGATCACAACATGAATAAAATCAAGAACTTCACACAGGGTCAACTTTAG
- the CCNDBP1 gene encoding cyclin-D1-binding protein 1 isoform X2 — protein MQLAYCIFLCCICFSSKMAITILPFFQSNLNDCRKLSEDVQSAILAVATVYYWLPKGQGTTLRKMVRDATTEVVEGMIQLTETILSAPLESLSQEQLISTGGVWEACEQVSNLPRDNQAAVVSALAACLSVVKDALEEMERALVEGQDPYSDIMEDEELGFRGNRDTYWSEADRKLLSSCMGLMKASKACLKKVLGVVKAYGKADSPEQIAQLDDLADIANEISPSVDELALSMYPPMNQLAVRLNAAKLASVLKKVLEIAKTSHVCPPSEEGWVQFLTGAVDHNMNKIKNFTQGQL, from the exons ATGCAGCTTGCTTACTGCATCTTCTTGTGCTGTATTTGTTTCTCAAGCAAGATGGCCATTACCATACTTCCcttttttcaaagcaatctGAAT GATTGCCGGAAGTTGAGTGAAGATGTCCAAAGTGCCATTCTTGCAGTTGCCACAGTGTACTACTGGCTCCCCAAGGGCCAAG GTACTACTCTTCGGAAGATGGTACGAGATGCTACCACTGAAGTAGTGGAAGGAATGATCCAACTCACGGAAACAATTCTCAGTGCTCCATTGGAGAG cttgTCTCAGGAACAGCTTATATCAACTGGTGGCGTGTGGGAGGCATGTGAGCAAGTGTCCAACCTGCCACGAG ataaCCAGGCAGCAGTTGTGTCAGCTCTGGCTGCATGTCTAAGTGTGGTCAAGGATGCTCTGGAGGAGATGGAACGT GCTCTGGTGGAAGGCCAAGACCCTTACAGTGACATCATGGAAGATGAAGAGCTGGGCTTTCGCGGCAACAGAGATACGTATTGGTCAGAAGCTGACCGGAAGCTGCTTAGCTCCTGCATGGGATTAATGAAGGCTTCTAAAGCTTGCCTGAAGAAGGTCTTGGGTGTAGTGAAGGCTTATGGCAAAGCTGATTCTCCAGAGCAGATCGCTCAGCTGGATGATCTTGCAGACATTGCTAATGAGATCAGTCCAAG TGTTGATGAGCTGGCACTGAGCATGTATCCACCTATGAACCAGCTGGCTGTGCGACTCAAT gcTGCTAAGTTGGCCTCGGTGTTAAAGAAAGTCTTAGAGATTGCAAA GACAAGCCATGTATGTCCACCATCAGAGGAAGGCTGGGTGCAGTTTCTAACTGGTGCCGTAGATCACAACATGAATAAAATCAAGAACTTCACACAGGGTCAACTTTAG